AGTCAGAGAAAGGAGAGGCGCGCGGCGACTGAGCCTTCGGCTGGGCCGTGCGGAGCGGTGTGGGAGATGAGACGgcgtagaggagaggagaggcggCCCGAGCGGGAAGGAGAGGAGAAAGGCCAACGGCCAGCTGGGCTGACGCGGGGAAGGAGGGAGCTGGGCCGCGGGACTGGAACGGGCCGcgcagaggaggaagaagaaagggccACGTGGATGGAGAGAAGGTGGGCCGGTGGGAGAAAATCATGGGCCAGAAGCAAGGCTTGCTCAATCAatttttgaaatttgattttcctaATACTTTTTCAAATGGGTTTTAGATTCATTTGAACCTTGAATCAAAACCAAATTTAAATATCATTTAAATTATACTTTCAATTCAAAGTAAACTGAGAAaatttggtaagttttcaaaaataaatttttacaactttttaaattcttttacttCTAAATCTCTTTtcattcttttcttttacttcaaagtatttttttatttcatttgcaaaagcaattttaaccattttaaattttcaattaaaaccactcaatcaaatacatcaaatgcaagggcatgtatgcacaaacatgttgctaccttatgatgaattttaatttaatgaaaacttttattttcctatgtttcaggagcacaaaaatacagaattaaatcattttaatcctatttttaaaagaggcaaattttggggtgttacatagACCATTTCATTTACAGAGACGATAAAAATGTCTCTGTCTCCAAAAGTGTCCAACGTGTAAAACTGAAACATGCAGCcatgaaaaaggaaaaaaaaagaaaaagaagttcaAAATATATGTTTTCTAAGCAAAATATAATCCAAACTCAAATTAGCTATTTTCACTAGTACAAAGACACTGGAGGTCAAAATACAATGGTTTCGACCACGGTTGTGAAAAGGCCAGAAATGGTCCATTCTCACTGGAGGAGGCACTATGGTTTATTGTTACACAGTGAATATTATGTTATTATACACTTGGGTAATGTTGAGAAAATCAAAACTACCAATATATTTTCATTAGGCAATGTCAGATTCTATTCCATTCATGGAGGGCGAAGGACGCATCGAGAGCTCTTGGATTCAACCATGCTCAATTAGCAATGTTCCTACAGACACTCAATAGGTTTCTTACTGATATGTTGAACATGTATAGGCATAGCCATCTAAGATAAGAGATCTATCGTCGTTCAAAAGGCAAGGTTATCCACAACATCCATGGTCGCCGCTCAGGAACTCAAGATGACGATTGTGTACGAGCGCAACGTCGTGCGTGAAGTACGTACGAGCTCGCTCACGTTTGTTGTCCCTTTTTCGATTGCATTAGATGGTGCGTTGTTGATCGATTATGACTTATGAGGAGTATAATAACTTTTTCTCTCGACGCCTAGTGGCGGAGGGCTCAATATGGCTAGGTAGGGCCTTTGCCACACCTTGATTTTAGTGCATCATTTTCTCTCTTTTatatttttgttttttctagTGTTTTTCCTATATCTTCACAATAAAATGAGCCATGGAGCTCTATTGGTATAGTTGTGCCACACCTTAACCTGTATTTGTCCTCCGCCACTGTCGATGCCTGCTTACAGATTAGGGTTCCAGACGCGAGGATTGGTAAACTCGAGCTACAGCTCAACAGTGAACTGGAAAAGATCTCCTCCTACTCAGGCTTGCTGGAGGAGATCATCTCCAAGCCACAAGGCTCACCGTATTCTTCGGTCCGGGCAAAGCTAGACAGGTCCCATGCCCAGAAAGATAGGGCATACCAGAAGCTCTAGCGccaggagctggagatggagatCCACGACCACAACGGTCaggcactactggattcaggttgtttgccgagtgcctgaggcactcggcaaaggccagattgcactcggcaaagcctttgccgagtgcggcactcggcaaagaacacacggcaaaaaattgatcggcaaaacactctttgccgagtgtattttatcgggcactcggcaaaggctttgccgagtgccccggggacactcggcaaagaaaagcgaccgtcacggcgctggtcccgttgacggtcactttgccgagtgccaaccctgcaggccctcggcaaagatttttttaatttttttttaaaaatttctttgcccagtgccaacccgtgaggcgctcggcaaagattttttatttttttttaaatttctttgccgagtgccaacctgtgaggcactcggcaaagagcttttatttttttttgaaaattttctttgccgagtgccaacccgccaggcactcggcaaagattttttatttttttttaaattttctttgccgagcgccaacccggaaggcactcggcaaagggcttttatttttttttgaaaattttctttgccgagtgccaacccgccaggcactcggcaaagattttttattttttttaaaaaaattctttgccgagtgccaacccggaaggcactcgacaaagagcttttatttttttttgaaaattttctttgccaagtgccaacccgccaggcactcggcaaagtttaatttttttttaatttctttgccgagtgttatagtcacagcactcggcaaagctggaaaatctgttttctggtcgcccatttttgccagctttgccgagtgttgtgaccattgcactcggcaaaggggtcctttgccgagtgcaacactcggcaaagtgacccaaaacggcaattttttttttgcattccatcatgacaaatacattcatacaaacatatatcacatatatatctcatccatcacatatatatctcatccatcacatatatatctcatccatcacatatatatctcatccatcgcatatatatctcatccatcacatatatctcatccatccacacatccatccgcccatatcacatccatcacaatatataataataagtgctcaagtccatccaaataagtccacaagtccatcaaagtccacaagtgcatcacaagtatatcacaagtccatcaccaagtgaacaacaaatgtaaaaaatacaacatgcactcatctcggccactgtgactgtggtgaaggcccagatgcatcattcgttggtgcatgaggtggattattcgaaccaccgtcagatgaagactgcacaaagaagaaaagattgcatgtgagacaagattattttgatagctaatctaggacgatagaggccatacaagcaaagcacaagcgaaagtaaaaaactttgatactcacaggagtagctgtagctgcaggacgcggaggcggaggtggaaccaatagaccaggtggtagagacaagcccatacgttgcccaagcccttgtaggaaatccgtaatgtccatcagcctctgcgcctggacctgccgctcggcccgctcggcctccagctgggcccccagctcctggacgttccttcatttcttgttccagctgggcctgcaatattttcactccaatgtttcagtaatgcaaagctaattaaggtgtttaaagatcaatgtatgacgagtaaaataggaataacctcgagtgcgtcgacccggtgctgtgcagcggtcggccgtgtgcgaatggcgggctctcgctcgtgctccgtgctcggatctgggagagagagggagtagaggccgtgtcgatgacgccgtcaccaagccagaaccacccatgcttcttgccttgccccgccctcatgacggcctctccatcgaagtcttgGGTGCttggatcgtggtctgacccatggagcgacctcactacctcagtgtactcactgatgcgggagtggatgctcaggttcgtgtatgccttgggcgggtcctccaggttgaaggagacatcggacatcgccttgcccttgtgggccatacaccatgcctgaaagtctgagcaagcctggccactatgtgacaccgactgcgagaaagatagcacgatgattagaaatcagacagaactgagcgtgacaatagataaatcaattcgcgtacccatgcttgtttgtatccggtgaggttgcggctgccttgatggtgtgctggaccttgcatcagcaaacgacggtcccgggcatccctgtgcttcttgaggtactcctccgtgaaccacctgccaccatcatcgcccagcactcgggatacgcttggcaccaccagggaatcatctacacgtcatcaagtattggacatataagaatatcaaattaaaccaacttaatctcaaaacgaatcaatattgatgttcttcatttacctcaaggtactgctctcgggtcagctacatctctcttgcgtctttcttggttttcctctctccaagcttcgacccgtagtaggttacaatggcatggatgcgcacctcgtgatgcatgtcggtgacgagtgttttacaggctttggtagtcgcctgctccgccctggcctcaaatccctcctcgcatctgtaataagtctacatacaaaagcgatgtatccattcattatttcaagaaaagtccaatgaatgtgacgtattgagcaatgttgtgcaagggagacttacccaaaactctgccttcacccgcgccgccttgttggggtactccgcatcggaggcgacgacgtagtggtcaaacgagtaggctgactccgtcttcgatgcatacgtgacaatgccggggaagtgctgcctgcacagaagacccaggatgccgttgactagccatgcgctaccacccaacacaaccacccagttcctgcacaagtgattaagaaaaattattagtttttttcatcatatcatatgaagtagtggtgataacatatacagttacttacttttgtccttcggggtgaatcactgggcgttggtgaggaagcggaacctgtgggagactcgcgggacctcgcaagtagacactcgaagaggagttggaggaagcggaacccgtgcttGCCGCctcccccccctcctcctcctcctcctccgtctgccgaactagctcctcgtctgactcgtccacgggcgccacctcctcctgcggctggcggtcctcctcacgtggcgtgggaggagacagccccctcctgcggctagcggtcctcctcctcctgttcgatccctctgccaccccctccgccccctcctgcgaccggcgtggtctttggtaaatcgagttcacagacctatgacggtcgcccgccatctttgttcaatcacctgcaataaaaaagaaaaacaagacgtaattagaaataggtgcaaaaataaacaaaacataattacaaaaaacatagtaatacatgtattagaaatatatgcaaaaatgaacaaaacataattacaaaaaacatagtattacatgtattagaaataatcttcatgattgaaattagctggatcataggtctcgtcatcactatcaacattgtccacctcatcaacactatccgaaggaggaatgttgtcttcattgtcattgcccaaatgtaatcgctcaagcatttgtatgtccttcagatttcgcacctcatctccagcgtcctcgtcatcatccctttcattgtctacttccattcctatctcttcggttaagtctatgtcaaacctcccttgtagcccctcttcttgatagaactctccatcatatgtgtttgggttgaagttgtaatcttcatcgtttgggacaggtagtttaccgtgataccttgtgcacaatagaccaacccttaagatgctcggcgtctttgcacgcgtatgacgtataataaacctggacggcctgttgagccacaatgtagacatcttttcctggatagactggaatcctgtcgaatctcgactagcccaagcttaggggtccgtctcgttacaccaggattaaactagtggcatttgaatatgataggagtaagaggtttggaaccataaaatgatagttcgtagatttcttcaattcttccataatagtcgagtccatcagtgccgggcgtaacaactccgctgtttgtggtttgtcgattgggccaactctgctcgtagcttgctgtgtgaaaacgatatccattcacgtcataaccggtaaatgacttgaccctaacggcacagccgtttgcaacctgtcttaactcatcacttataggcccatcagtttgggctttctgtttgaaccaacaaatgaaatcggggctccctggtccgcaccccgtgaaagaagggtatcattttcttgcagggtaggttgccttgatccatgccaggattgacgaagaaattccctgtaccaacgagaaacaagggggttggacgacgaaacaaggacatacggcgaaatgaaacaagttcgttcagaacttaccgaatgaactggttgcacctcgacaaggttggtcaacacatatagcatgatactgcgccactcttcatttttcaattgcttagtggtcgatgcacttgcgcttgcgagttgcccttggaaaaggctgaggttcgattcattttcgccagcattgtaacgagggggtggattataaacgttaggaagtttctcagtgtagtatttctctgtgaagttcgacacctcctctagaatgtatgcctctgcaatggaagcctcaattctagctttatttctacattttttgcgaagagtcttcagacatctctcgattggatagcaccaacggttctgcacgggcccccccatccgtgcctcatacgggaggtgcacaatcaaatgctgcatcgacaagaagcaggcgggtggaaagatcttctccaacttacagagcaacacgggtgccgctttttccaagtcatcaatgacggtccgagagagctccttggcacaaagctggcggaataagtagctcaactctgccagcacttgccagacatgctccgggacatagcctcgaaccatcgccggaagaagccgctcaatccatatgtggtagtcatgactcttcatcccgttgactcgcagagtgcctaagttaactcccctctttagattcgctgcatacccatcagggaacattagcttcttgatccattcaagtacttccctcctttggtcctttttcaagacgaaatcggccttaggccttctctaggtcttgccacgactaggaggttgcatctcttgatttggtctatcgcacaacgttgccaggtctactctagcctttgggttgtccttagacttttcagtgtccatgagtgttgcccaaagtgcctcggcgacattcttttcagtgtgcattacatcaatgttatgtggtagaagaaggtcatcgaaataggggagcctcgtcatgcccgagatatgagtccacatatgctgctcaccatatcccacaaaaccaccttcttcattgggcacgagagcacctatctgagcatgaacctcggcaccattcatcatccacggtgcagggtttgtcactttgacacctttcagtaaagttcttgatgtcttgtctgaatggatggtcaagaggtaggaattgacgatgtctgtcgaactgactgaatacttgccacccttctgcaaccaaataaacctcacaccttccttgcatattgggcatgggaacttcccatgaacacaccaggcgcagaatatcccatactgccaggaagtcatgcagggagtagtggtaccaaacgtgtattttgaaggttgtctttgtagctcgatcgtatgtccatacccctttcgtcccaagcatggaccaattcatcaaacatgggctccatgaacacacccatattactccctgggtgtccaggaattatcaacgacaagaatatgttatgtcgttgaaaggagacaccgggggggggagattaagggggataacaaagacgggccaacatgtgtatggggcagccatcattccataaggattgaacccgtcTGTTGCCAATGCGAcatgtacattatgagcctcatctgctttgtcacgatgtttgtcattaaagcggatccaagcttcaccatcggatggatgtaccatcttgtcaggattgtaccgtttgccatttttgtgccatgtcatctgtttcgtggattcctcggtcatgtatagccgttggatcctcggtaggaacggaaggtaccgtaggattttcatggggatcgtaagttgcctcttctggccatcatcagagtctacctccaggtacctggaggatttacactttggacagaactttgcatgctcgtgttctttcctaaataggacgcaccctttcggacaagcatgtatctgctcatacggcatcttaagtgctcgaaggagtttctgtgactcgtacatgctctttggcagaatgtggccctccggaagcagggtgccaatcacggccaacatcttatcgaagccaggtcgactcaagtttaactcggacttcaaccccattaagcgtccaatggcatccagttgagacaccgttgaccgatcgtgaaggggtttctgtgccgagtccatcatatcgtagaacgcctgtgcggctgcctccatctcctccttctcacgtccctcatcgaactatccgtggtgaaagtcatctaacatgtctgctaccccggcatcagcatcaaaagcctccacccgtggtctcaccacctcctctctcatacgatgggcttcaccatggtggacccaccgggtgtagtccggtgtaaatccattcttcacaagatgtttacccatttccaccttgtttacccttctcttgtttccacatttgctgcagggacacaaaactagacaatgtcctttagcagcgttgccaaatgcactgttccagaaagcatcggtcttgttcatccattccgtggtgtaatcactctgacttctccagcccatgtacatccactgacggtcatccatcctctaacatatgtatcagtgagtaatgtaaccatcaattgcatctacatggtgttcctactgtctaataggtgaggataggtcctaatcccacccgtagatgcatagatgaggtttgtttccatgctctactcctatccgagacagaatttcggcagcacctccccgctgttctccagatacacgtcctgccaaagaagagtgtgtatccagagaacaacagggaggtgatgccgaaactctgtctcggaccagagcggaacatgggaactaacccatctacgcatccgcgggctgtccaaaaagcgtggacaatccgaaatagatacggtcatagatatgcaaagatctgcatacctccaaccgtatctcttttgaacgggagacgtctaactgggttacgtgatctacgacaatgatacgaaaagaggggttatacctagggtggcggcggagtcaggctagcggggccgtggcgtgtcggtgcagtggcgagacgacgcggtgcaggcagaccagcacggtggcgagaactccgactcaactccgacgggctcttctctacaaaaatggaacaaaatactgtcatttacaaaaaaaatcggcagaacctcccctgcacggtgaggtttcaaaaacctgcaaaaaacaacggcacgatggccgacaagcacatatggctcaatagaagccatgtagtttggatatcaatccatgcaaaagaatatatccaagtagtaccactacttgtactactactttcactattgctactactagtACCATTggttctactactaccactattgctacaactactaccattagttgtactactactactaccactacttctactactactaccactaattctactactaatactaccactagttgtactactactaccactagtacaactaatactactacaactaccactacctcgacaataataagtgagaaggcatacctgacgggcgacggggtaggggcgggcggcgtcgggatcgGGCGGAGTCGGGGACGGGGTCGGGCACGGACGGCATCGGGGCGGGTGGTCCACGGGGCGCGACTGGGGGCAGGGCGCGGCCAGGGCTTAGGCCGGCCGGGGTCAGGGCGGCGCTGCCGggggaagggccggccgggggcacggcgcggccgACGGCAGGGCGCGCGGGCAGCGCGGGCGGCCGGGCGCGCGGGCAGCGGGCGACATGGCTGGGGGAAGGGCTGgccgggggcacggcgcggccggcagcagggcgcgcgggcagcgggcggcgcggccgggggaaGGGCCGGCCGAGGGCACGACGGAGCGGGCGCGCGGACGTGCGGGCagcgcgggcgcgcgggcggccgGTGGCTGCGCGGGCGAGCGGGCCGGTGTGGGCACGGCGCGCGGTGCGGAGGCGGGGGCGGGGCGGGCAGGCGTGGGCGCGGGGCTGGCTGGCTCTGACTGCCCGGCCGGCCAAAAATGACTAAGTCCCGGCCCcgcggctttgctgagtgccggatcagggatatcacatgtagagatgtcttggtttgtaagcatcgtatgtgacaacgtgcacgaaatcttctaaaatttttatcatagcctccacatatgatatcacgacatctcaacaagtttcatgattttcgaacttcgttttctttttatagaatttaaaaacacttcacacgcaatttcgcggacatgtttcgtgaacaaggtgtccgaaatttcgggtccgttcctggatacggcctctcacaacactcactaacatgactatcaatttttgaatcattaaactccattattcgtaccacgtgcagttcaaatttctaatttccggaaaaattcaagtaaacgaaataaagtaactaaatataacaaaaagccacaaaaaatctccaaattgtaactaggagttcctggtgctttaaaagggctgcacaaaaaaattggaggccaaaaacaaaaaaacaaaaaaaactttgccacgtgccggggcatggcactcgacaaagggtgtctttgccgagtgccaaccatcaggcactcggcaaagcgtgttttaaatttttttaaaaaaattccacTTTGCCGAttgcatccacaggagcactcggcaaagaaataataaaaaaaatttaaatctttgccgagtgccgtcctaggggcgctcggcaaagtatttttttttaaaaaaatttctttgccgagcgccagatctgagacgctcggcaaagaatttaaaaaaaattaaatctttgccgagtgccagatctggggcactcggcaaagaatttaaaaaaaaatcaaatctttgccgagtgcctaactgcaggcgctcggcaaagaaggccgtaaCCGAACGCCGTttcacgggcagcctatgccgagtgtagagattttgccgagagtctgacactcggcaa
Above is a genomic segment from Miscanthus floridulus cultivar M001 chromosome 3, ASM1932011v1, whole genome shotgun sequence containing:
- the LOC136543227 gene encoding uncharacterized protein, with amino-acid sequence MLTNQDISTCDIPDPALSKAAGPGLSHFWPAGQSEPASPAPTPARPAPASAPRAVPTPARSPAQPPAARAPALPARPRARSVVPSAGPSPGRAARCPRALLPAAPCPRPALPPAMSPAARAPGRPRCPRALPSAAPCPRPALPPAAPP